A single window of Archangium gephyra DNA harbors:
- a CDS encoding LysR family transcriptional regulator — MAMDGRLLAGISVLVAVVEGGSFARAAEALGLSPSGVSRAIARLEARVGVRLLDRTTRSTRLTDEGRRFYEQVGPLLAGMEEAAIQASGTSNTVRGRLRVMVDPFFSRLLLAPRLAELLDRYPDLELELLTRDEFGDLVASGVDVAIRFGFPPASSLVSRRLLETRILTVAAPAYLERYGRPKTPADLTRHACIQFLDPLTGRPFAWEFRRRGKTVPVETRGPLLVTDVGTMLGACLAGAGVAQVMALGVQDLLKQGRLLELFPDWPDETFPLYALYPSRHHPAAKVRTFIDFCLETIR; from the coding sequence CGGAAGCGCTTGGGCTCTCTCCCTCGGGCGTCAGCCGCGCGATCGCCCGGCTGGAGGCGCGCGTCGGCGTGCGGCTGCTCGACAGGACGACGCGCTCCACGCGACTGACGGACGAGGGCCGCCGCTTCTATGAGCAGGTCGGTCCGCTCCTCGCGGGGATGGAGGAGGCGGCCATCCAGGCCTCGGGCACCTCGAACACGGTGCGGGGGCGGCTGCGCGTGATGGTGGATCCGTTCTTCTCGCGGCTGCTCCTGGCGCCGCGCCTGGCCGAGCTCCTCGACCGTTACCCGGACCTCGAGCTCGAATTGCTCACGCGCGACGAGTTCGGTGACCTGGTGGCCAGCGGCGTCGACGTGGCGATCCGCTTTGGCTTTCCCCCGGCGTCGTCGCTGGTCTCGCGCCGGCTGCTCGAAACGCGCATCCTCACGGTGGCGGCGCCGGCGTATCTCGAAAGGTACGGCAGGCCCAAGACCCCGGCGGACCTGACCCGGCATGCATGCATCCAGTTCCTCGATCCGCTGACGGGACGGCCCTTCGCGTGGGAGTTCAGGCGCCGCGGGAAGACGGTGCCGGTCGAGACCCGGGGGCCCCTGCTGGTCACGGACGTGGGCACCATGCTGGGCGCGTGCCTGGCGGGTGCGGGCGTGGCCCAGGTCATGGCGCTCGGCGTGCAGGATTTGTTGAAGCAGGGCCGGCTCCTCGAGCTCTTTCCCGATTGGCCCGACGAGACCTTTCCGCTCTACGCCTTGTACCCCTCGCGGCACCATCCGGCCGCGAAGGTCCGTACCTTCATCGACTTCTGTCTGGAGACGATCCGCTGA